The Drosophila biarmipes strain raj3 chromosome 2L, RU_DBia_V1.1, whole genome shotgun sequence genome has a window encoding:
- the LOC122818822 gene encoding uncharacterized protein LOC122818822 isoform X3, with the protein MIFLLRVSVCVPVSILSCSCCCSLYKARSHTIPQSQWGRHETPLLEGTLSVQRHHYFTPAQLKAQSSHGAAQMEMAVQIEEQGQEQERIGGRSGARGTRRLWQRQRAHKNDINIMAKLRTSCRSRTQKQGLEMVSIKHSEKAASHFSRCTESSAACFACQAARPTPTQIPSAPPQALPFNECCLGRSDGLGFGFWFRVGPGPVPYYVAARLQASWLLFRLGTHTPGPWDRFGSEDLMDPRTRLTGWGNEDLQTTAEDAGESISLPHNNYYCLAWCCIV; encoded by the exons ATGATATTTCTGCTGCGGGTCTCCGTCTGCGTCCCCGTCTCCATCctctcctgctcctgctgctgctctctCTATAAGGCCAGATCGCACACAATCCCCCAATCACAATGGGGCAGGCACGAAACTCCACTTTTAGAAGGCACCTTATCTGTGCAACGGCATCATTATTTCACACCAGCCCAGCTGAAGGCACAAAGCAGCCATGGAGCTGCGCAGATGGAAATGGCAGTGCAGATCGAGGAGCAGGGCCAGGAGCAGGAAAGGATCGGGGGGCGATCAGGAGCAAGGGGAACGCGTCGTCTGTGGCAGCGGCAAAGGGCACACAAAAACGACATAAATATTATGGCCAAGCTGCGAACGAGCTGCAGGAGCCGAACGCAAAAACAGGGCCTAGAGATGGTCAGCATAAAGCATT CTGAGAAAGCCGCATCTCATTTCTCTCGGTGTACAGAATCTTCTGCAGCTTGCTTTGCATGCCAGGCGGCTCGTCCTACCCCCACTCAGATCCCTTCTGCCCCGCCGCAGGCTCTGCCGTTTAATGAGTGTTGTCTGGGTCGGTCAGATGGGCTTGGATTCGGATTCTGGTTTCGGGTCGGACCGGGTCCAGTGCCGT ATTATGTGGCGGCTCGACTCCAAGCCAGTTGGCTACTGTTTCGCCTTGGCACGCACACACCGGGGCCCTGGGATCGCTTCGGGTCCGAGGACTTAATGGACCCGCGAACCCGACTGACTGGATGGGGAAATGAGGATCTGCAAACGACAGCTGAGGATGCTGGCGAATCAATTAGCCTGCCGCATAACA ATTATTATTGTTTGGCATGGTGCTGTATAGTATAA
- the LOC122818822 gene encoding uncharacterized protein LOC122818822 isoform X1, which produces MIFLLRVSVCVPVSILSCSCCCSLYKARSHTIPQSQWGRHETPLLEGTLSVQRHHYFTPAQLKAQSSHGAAQMEMAVQIEEQGQEQERIGGRSGARGTRRLWQRQRAHKNDINIMAKLRTSCRSRTQKQGLEMVSIKHSEKAASHFSRCTESSAACFACQAARPTPTQIPSAPPQALPFNECCLGRSDGLGFGFWFRVGPGPVPYYVAARLQASWLLFRLGTHTPGPWDRFGSEDLMDPRTRLTGWGNEDLQTTAEDAGESISLPHNKPDRKPFSKASSQGLILIFAFNNRIAAETSQQTATGGQLASWAAIATGGH; this is translated from the exons ATGATATTTCTGCTGCGGGTCTCCGTCTGCGTCCCCGTCTCCATCctctcctgctcctgctgctgctctctCTATAAGGCCAGATCGCACACAATCCCCCAATCACAATGGGGCAGGCACGAAACTCCACTTTTAGAAGGCACCTTATCTGTGCAACGGCATCATTATTTCACACCAGCCCAGCTGAAGGCACAAAGCAGCCATGGAGCTGCGCAGATGGAAATGGCAGTGCAGATCGAGGAGCAGGGCCAGGAGCAGGAAAGGATCGGGGGGCGATCAGGAGCAAGGGGAACGCGTCGTCTGTGGCAGCGGCAAAGGGCACACAAAAACGACATAAATATTATGGCCAAGCTGCGAACGAGCTGCAGGAGCCGAACGCAAAAACAGGGCCTAGAGATGGTCAGCATAAAGCATT CTGAGAAAGCCGCATCTCATTTCTCTCGGTGTACAGAATCTTCTGCAGCTTGCTTTGCATGCCAGGCGGCTCGTCCTACCCCCACTCAGATCCCTTCTGCCCCGCCGCAGGCTCTGCCGTTTAATGAGTGTTGTCTGGGTCGGTCAGATGGGCTTGGATTCGGATTCTGGTTTCGGGTCGGACCGGGTCCAGTGCCGT ATTATGTGGCGGCTCGACTCCAAGCCAGTTGGCTACTGTTTCGCCTTGGCACGCACACACCGGGGCCCTGGGATCGCTTCGGGTCCGAGGACTTAATGGACCCGCGAACCCGACTGACTGGATGGGGAAATGAGGATCTGCAAACGACAGCTGAGGATGCTGGCGAATCAATTAGCCTGCCGCATAACA AACCGGATCGAAAACCCTTCTCGAAGGCCTCCTCGCAGGGGCttatcttaatttttgcatttaataACCGCATTGCGGCTGAAACGAGCCAGCAAACTGCCACCGGTGGCCAGTTGGCCAGTTGGGCAGCGATCGCGACGGGCGGCCATTAA
- the LOC122818822 gene encoding uncharacterized protein LOC122818822 isoform X5 translates to MSVVWVGQMGLDSDSGFGSDRVQCRVDYVAARLQASWLLFRLGTHTPGPWDRFGSEDLMDPRTRLTGWGNEDLQTTAEDAGESISLPHNKPDRKPFSKASSQGLILIFAFNNRIAAETSQQTATGGQLASWAAIATGGH, encoded by the exons ATGAGTGTTGTCTGGGTCGGTCAGATGGGCTTGGATTCGGATTCTGGTTTCGGGTCGGACCGGGTCCAGTGCCGTGTCG ATTATGTGGCGGCTCGACTCCAAGCCAGTTGGCTACTGTTTCGCCTTGGCACGCACACACCGGGGCCCTGGGATCGCTTCGGGTCCGAGGACTTAATGGACCCGCGAACCCGACTGACTGGATGGGGAAATGAGGATCTGCAAACGACAGCTGAGGATGCTGGCGAATCAATTAGCCTGCCGCATAACA AACCGGATCGAAAACCCTTCTCGAAGGCCTCCTCGCAGGGGCttatcttaatttttgcatttaataACCGCATTGCGGCTGAAACGAGCCAGCAAACTGCCACCGGTGGCCAGTTGGCCAGTTGGGCAGCGATCGCGACGGGCGGCCATTAA
- the LOC122818822 gene encoding uncharacterized protein LOC122818822 isoform X2, producing the protein MIFLLRVSVCVPVSILSCSCCCSLYKARSHTIPQSQWGRHETPLLEGTLSVQRHHYFTPAQLKAQSSHGAAQMEMAVQIEEQGQEQERIGGRSGARGTRRLWQRQRAHKNDINIMAKLRTSCRSRTQKQGLEMVSIKHSEKAASHFSRCTESSAACFACQAARPTPTQIPSAPPQALPFNECCLGRSDGLGFGFWFRVGPGPVPYYVAARLQASWLLFRLGTHTPGPWDRFGSEDLMDPRTRLTGWGNEDLQTTAEDAGESISLPHNTLRTRTGVQKRYLHSIVNIFTSVRTFPYIYYTIKVS; encoded by the exons ATGATATTTCTGCTGCGGGTCTCCGTCTGCGTCCCCGTCTCCATCctctcctgctcctgctgctgctctctCTATAAGGCCAGATCGCACACAATCCCCCAATCACAATGGGGCAGGCACGAAACTCCACTTTTAGAAGGCACCTTATCTGTGCAACGGCATCATTATTTCACACCAGCCCAGCTGAAGGCACAAAGCAGCCATGGAGCTGCGCAGATGGAAATGGCAGTGCAGATCGAGGAGCAGGGCCAGGAGCAGGAAAGGATCGGGGGGCGATCAGGAGCAAGGGGAACGCGTCGTCTGTGGCAGCGGCAAAGGGCACACAAAAACGACATAAATATTATGGCCAAGCTGCGAACGAGCTGCAGGAGCCGAACGCAAAAACAGGGCCTAGAGATGGTCAGCATAAAGCATT CTGAGAAAGCCGCATCTCATTTCTCTCGGTGTACAGAATCTTCTGCAGCTTGCTTTGCATGCCAGGCGGCTCGTCCTACCCCCACTCAGATCCCTTCTGCCCCGCCGCAGGCTCTGCCGTTTAATGAGTGTTGTCTGGGTCGGTCAGATGGGCTTGGATTCGGATTCTGGTTTCGGGTCGGACCGGGTCCAGTGCCGT ATTATGTGGCGGCTCGACTCCAAGCCAGTTGGCTACTGTTTCGCCTTGGCACGCACACACCGGGGCCCTGGGATCGCTTCGGGTCCGAGGACTTAATGGACCCGCGAACCCGACTGACTGGATGGGGAAATGAGGATCTGCAAACGACAGCTGAGGATGCTGGCGAATCAATTAGCCTGCCGCATAACA CGTTGCGAACGAGGACGGGTGTGCAGAAAAGGTATTTGCACTcgattgtaaatatatttacaagtGTACGAACTTTTCCATATATCTATTATACAATAAAAGTAAGTTAG
- the LOC122818822 gene encoding uncharacterized protein LOC122818822 isoform X4: protein MIFLLRVSVCVPVSILSCSCCCSLYKARSHTIPQSQWGRHETPLLEGTLSVQRHHYFTPAQLKAQSSHGAAQMEMAVQIEEQGQEQERIGGRSGARGTRRLWQRQRAHKNDINIMAKLRTSCRSRTQKQGLEMVSIKHSEKAASHFSRCTESSAACFACQAARPTPTQIPSAPPQALPFNECCLGRSDGLGFGFWFRVGPGPVPCRLCGGSTPSQLATVSPWHAHTGALGSLRVRGLNGPANPTDWMGK from the exons ATGATATTTCTGCTGCGGGTCTCCGTCTGCGTCCCCGTCTCCATCctctcctgctcctgctgctgctctctCTATAAGGCCAGATCGCACACAATCCCCCAATCACAATGGGGCAGGCACGAAACTCCACTTTTAGAAGGCACCTTATCTGTGCAACGGCATCATTATTTCACACCAGCCCAGCTGAAGGCACAAAGCAGCCATGGAGCTGCGCAGATGGAAATGGCAGTGCAGATCGAGGAGCAGGGCCAGGAGCAGGAAAGGATCGGGGGGCGATCAGGAGCAAGGGGAACGCGTCGTCTGTGGCAGCGGCAAAGGGCACACAAAAACGACATAAATATTATGGCCAAGCTGCGAACGAGCTGCAGGAGCCGAACGCAAAAACAGGGCCTAGAGATGGTCAGCATAAAGCATT CTGAGAAAGCCGCATCTCATTTCTCTCGGTGTACAGAATCTTCTGCAGCTTGCTTTGCATGCCAGGCGGCTCGTCCTACCCCCACTCAGATCCCTTCTGCCCCGCCGCAGGCTCTGCCGTTTAATGAGTGTTGTCTGGGTCGGTCAGATGGGCTTGGATTCGGATTCTGGTTTCGGGTCGGACCGGGTCCAGTGCCGTGTCG ATTATGTGGCGGCTCGACTCCAAGCCAGTTGGCTACTGTTTCGCCTTGGCACGCACACACCGGGGCCCTGGGATCGCTTCGGGTCCGAGGACTTAATGGACCCGCGAACCCGACTGACTGGATGGGGAAATGA